One Marinobacter sp. es.048 genomic window, CCAATCAGCCGGTAATGGTGGAAATCAAGAAACTGTCGATGGATACGGCGCTGACGATCGCAAAAACAGCCATTGATACCTGCCGAGAGCAGGGTGTTCAGGTTGCAGTGACGGTCGTCGACCGGGGAGGGCATCCACAGGTCGTGTTGCGGGACGTGTTGGCAATGGACCTGGCGCTTGAAGTCAGCTATCGCAAAGCCTATACGGCCATGACCTTCACCAGTCCGACATCGGCCCTGGAGGACCGCTTCACCGGGCCATTCTCGGTAGGCAAGGTGGAGAAAGTTTTGCTCTCGGCGGGAGGCGTGCCCATTCAGGCCAGTGGTGAAACTGTTGGTGGGGTGGGTGTAAGTGGCGCACCCTCCGGAGAGACTGATGAGATGTGTGCTCAGGCAGGTGTTGCTGAAGTAGAGATGGATCTGGAGATGGCCTCTTTTTAGAACTCGAATAAAACTAGCGGGAAATCAGAATGCTAAGAGGGTTTCTGAAAGTCGTTTGCCCAATACTCCTGATCCCTTCATTGGCCTTCTCTGAGCCATATCCGGACGCAGTCCAGACACTTGTTGAAGACGGACTCACGATCGAGGCGAGCTTCACTGCACCAGGAGGGCTGAAAGGCTATGTCGGCCGAAGAAACGGGCGTTCGGTATCGCTTTATCTCATGCCGGATGGAGAACACGTGGTGGTTGGCAGGATGGTGGACGGTTTTGGTCAGGATCTCAGTGCAGACCATATCAGGCGCTGGCTGCCAGATCCGGATCTCACAGGTGCCTGGCAAAAACTGGCGAATGCTGCCTGGATTTCCGAGGGACCGGTTGATGCCAATCGAATTGTCTATGTCTTTTCCGACCCCAATTGCGGCTATTGCCTGGTGTTTCGCGACAAGGCGCAGACGTATCTAACTCGCGGAATCGAGCTGCGTCATATCATGGTTGGAATCATTCAACCATCCAGCCTGGCAAAAGCAGCCAGCATAATCGGGGCTGAAGATCCGATCAGTAAACTCGAGTTCCACGACAGTCAGTTTCCCAGGGATTGGCTGGAGTCTGATGACAATGTTCCAACAGACTTGAGAGAAAAGGTTCAGAGCAACAATCGTTTGATGAAAAGCCTGTCTGCGGCAGCAACTCCATCCGTCTTTTATCGAGATTCGGAAGGAAGAGTTCGCAAAATCGTAGGTTTGCCGGATGACTCGGCACTATCCGAGGCAGTGTTCAGAGAACCGGATTGATTCAATTTGGAAAGGAGATCAACCATGGGACTAAAAAGCCTGCTTTTTGCGCTATTCATGCTTCCCGGACTTGTTGCGGCCAGTGATGGCGTTCCCGAGCAGTTGAAACTGACGAAGGTGACGGACCGGGCTTATTCGGCCATAGGGGCCACTGCGCCGGGCACCTATGAAAACCATGGTCACAACAACAATCTGAGCTTCATCATCACTGAAAAAGGCGTGGTCGTGTTCAACGGCGGCGATAATTATCTGCTTGCAAAAGCCTTTCACAATTCGATTCGCAGTATTACAGACAAAGACGTCAAATACGTGGTGAATGAAAACGCCCAGGGTCACTCCATGCTTGGCAATAGTTACTGGCGTGATCACGGTGTTCCGATAATTGCTCAAAACGAAGCAATCCGGGAATTCGAGCACCAGGGAGATGCCAAACTGGCTTCCATGAAGCGACGGAACAAGGAGAAAGCGGAAGGGACTTACGTTGCTGTTCCAGATATCGGCTTTGAAAAACGGCACGACCTCGACATGGGGGACGTGCAGATACAGCTGCATTATTTCGGGCCGGGGCACGCACCAGGAGATATAGCACTTTGGGTGCCAGACGAAAAGCTGCTGATTACCGGTGACCTCGGGTTCCACCAGCGCCTGCTGGCTGTTTTCGAGGATACGGAGACCGGCGCATGGATCGAGTCTTTCGACAAAATGACAACCCAGTTGGATCCCGAAATTGTGATTCCCGGGCACGGTGAACCGACGACAATAGACGTTGTTACCGAAGAGACCCGCGGCTATCTCGTTTTTCTGCGAAATGCGGTCATTGAAATTCTGGAGCAGGGTGGCGGCCTGGACGATGCCTACAATATTGACCAATCACAGTGGTCTTATCTGGACACCTTTGAGGAGCTCGCCGGGAAAAACGCCGGGCGCGTTTTTCAGGATCTGGAGTTTGAGTATTTCTGATTCCCGAAAATCGGGGATGATGTCGATGCTCTCATTCCCCAACATGGCTGGCGGGGACATTCGAAATGCCCCCGCTGTATTCAGCCGGTCATCTCCTGAATATTCACATCTTCTCTGAATGCATATCCAAGATCCATTTAACCAGCTTTCTAGCTTGTTTTTCAGTGACTTCAGCTCTTTCATCCATTTCTGGCATCTTTGCTGAACCCCAGTGATCCTCCCCACCGGTCATTACAACTTGAACCAGCATGTCCGCATCATCCTGAGTATATTTTTGCGCAATACTTTCGAATCCCGGAGCGCGGGGCACTTCAGCGCCGGTAGCGTGACAGGCCATACACTGTTTTTCTTCAGCTAGTTGCATTGTGCTTTTGGCGTGAGAGTCTGCCAATGCTATGACAGGGCCAATGCAGAGGCAGAGTGCAGTGAATCCAATTGTCTGTTTCATATCGGCATCCCTCCATTAGACAATCATTTTAGCATACGAGATTACCGCCCTTGGCCTTGGCCAATACTACCATCTCGCTACTAAGCTTAGACCAAAAAGCATGGTTTGAGGAAAACAGTGTGGAGACAAGCGTAAAAAAATTTTAGAAATAAATGTAATGCTCTGGTAAGAGTGCATGTAAGCATATTGCTGATGCGCTGACTAAGAGAGGAGGGCGTTCGTGGCACGGCGCCGAGCTTTCAACAAAGAATCTTTTACAAAACGCATTCGGTTGATGCTTGCGTTTCTGTTCTCGGTACTAGCTGTTTCGGCCTACTCCGCCGAGCTTATGACGTGCGCTGTTCCGGGCGTCAGAGTTTTCAGCGACCAGGCTAAAGACGGTGACCTCGCATGCCAGGCAGTGGGTTCAACGTTGGCATTTATGAAAAGCATGGGCTTCCATGCCGATACTCGGTTTACCATCGAGTTAGTGGATCACCCACTTAGTCTGCATGGTTCGGAAGTGACTGGCACTTATGATTCCAGGCACCTTTACATTGAGGTTCCGAACTTCAGTCAAGCGCAAAGGGTCGCTGGCCGACACGCGCCATTCGGGATGTTCATGAGTCATGAGATTTGGCAGAGCTTCATTGCACACGAAGTGGCCCACGCAGTGGCGCAGGCAAACTTCCGGCTAGAAAAGCCCGGCATTACGGCACATGAATACATTGCTTACGTGGTCCAGCTAGCGACCCTTCCGAAAGAAACACGCGAGGAGCTGCTGAAGCGCTTCGACAATTCGCCATTCCGACATGAAAGACAAATCAACCGCGTGTTTTTAGAGCTGGATCCGGAAGTCTTTGCGGTGAAAGCTTACCGGCATTATCTGGCCCAACCGGATCCCTCCGTGTTTTTTCAGCGTCTTTTGACCAGAAGACTTATTTCGCCACGTTAGTGGGGTGCAACTTTCACTAACCCCGATGTTACAGAACTGTTTTGCTATTCGGATATTATATTTAACATAATATACATTATGCGTATTGCAGGATGCGGTTTTGGTTGCCTTTAGATGACCACTTGTGTAGATTTCAGATGAGACTTAGATTCGGTCTCACAAGGTTTGAAATCTCTAAGCGATTATTTTTCAGGAGCTTATGAGGGATTCCCCAGTTTTCCCCACCGTCAATTTTTCAAAACACGATGAGATTCGTGTTGCCTTGATGGCCCGGTCTGTCTCGCTAACGAGCCATGGCATGCTCGCACTTACTCAGTGATGTTCTCTCGCCGAACTGGTCGCCGACTAGTCTTCTATCAAATTCCACGAAAAATTTTTGTCCTTGTCGGGTCGAATTCAGGCACCACTCAACCACACATCATTGCGCTGTGAAATCAACAAATGCACAAATACTGCCTCAGTTTTTTCCTCAACTTCTTCAGGATTAAAGCTCTCAGGCAAGCCAGTTTCCTCATCCCACAAGAAATTTTTGATTTTCACCTTAATCTCATCTCGCGTGCTCTGCTTGGCGGAAAAGTTCTGCACTCGATCCAGCTCGTGCCTTATCGTCTGATACAGACCTTCGGACACTTTCTTAATGCGATCAATTTCCTTCCTGGAGAGATCTGGCTTCAATAGCAAATCAAAAAGCGCCAGGGACTCTTCCGATAGGCCCTCTTTCACTGCCCGCTGATCTTCCTCGCTTAGCTCATCAACCAGCTTAATCAAAGCTTCGAAAGTCGCTTCAATAGTTACCTGGTCTTTCTCATTGTTATATGCATCAACGATTTCTTCGTAGTGCTTCTGAAAATCTGTCCGGGTCGGATTTTGCATTAGCATTTTCAGTAGCTTTTTCTCAATGACCTCTTTGAGGCTCTGCACGGTTGTATTCTTGGCGGGCGCACGTTCAAATTCTTTCCTCAGCCGATCAAAGTCGACCTTGCTGATATCGTAAAGCTTGCTTGGGCCTTGGACGCCACTTTTTGGCTCAATACTCTCTTCAATTGCGACGTGAAGGTTGCGGATGATGTCGGAAATATCAGCCTTCTCAACATCTTCTTGCAAGCTTTTGTAGATAATATTGATTGCATCATAGGCGGAGCGATAGTTATTTATAGCCTTAATCGTCAAACAGGCCTTGAACTTTTTGAACACCTCACGGCATATAATTTCAAAACGCTTGCGGGTTTCATCGTTTTGGTTAATGACTTCTTTTGCATCAATGATGACTTTGTTGCGCTCAAAGCCTGTTTTCTCGAGAACGTCTTCCAGTCTGAATTCTTTTGCGGCAAGAAACGCTCTTACCGTCTCTATAGTTTCTTCGAGATCCGCAAGCAATTCCTCTTCTGGTTTTACCGGATCAAACTCTGGTGGCAGCTGTTCATCTCCACCTTCACAGCCAGAATATCCAGCAAAGGTCGCAAGCGCTTTGCGTAAGTTCTTCAAGATACCGCAATAATCTACGATAAGGCCGTTATTCTTACCCTCAGCGACACGGTTAGCGCGGGCTATCGCCTGCATCAAGGTGTGCGCCTTTAGCGGCTTATCAAGGTAGAGCGTCGACATTGTTGGCACGTCAAAGCCTGTAAGCCACATGGCGCATACTATGGCTACTCGGAAAGGATGGTCCTCCTTCTTAAAAGCGCTCTCCATATCCAGGCGTTTGCCATCGGCAGTTTCAAAGCCTTCCTTAATAAGCCTTCGGTGTGGGGTGATATCAAAACCCCACTTGCGGAATTTATCGACCTCGCCCTGCTCTTCACTGACCACCACAGCCATGATGGTTCCACGCATCCAAGCAAGTTTCCGCTCCATCTCCATGACAGCTTGCTCATCAGACAGTTTCAGCAGAGCTTTCTCAGCCTCAGCGATCTTTTCCTGCCACTTCTCATGAATAATATGCTGCATGCGAACACAAGTGATCTTGTCGATACAGACCATCATCGCCTTGCCGTTTTGGCCGCCGACACTGTAGTGATCGACGAAGTCTTCGGCGATCTGTTCCAAACGGCTTTGCGCCGTGATGATGTGGTAGTCGCGTTTTAGCTCACGCTCCAAACGCTCGGTGACGTCCTGGTCTTCAATCTCGATCTCTTCGAGCTTGGCTGCGATCTTT contains:
- a CDS encoding type I restriction endonuclease subunit R: MAPLNEDTLVQATTAYYLEDQLGWKSIFAYNSETFGKEGTLGRESDKEVILTRYLGEALVNLNPGLPDTAYQDALRQITEAPVTENALQINFEQYELIKSGVQVQFRNAKGELEKRRLKVFDFDNPENNHFLCVRELWVRGDIYRRRADIVGFVNGLPLLFIECKTIHKDIRHAYEQNFSDYKDTIPHLFHHNAFVILGNGVDAKIGSVSSKFAHFNDWKRLAEDDPGVVDMETLLKGICNKRDFLDLFENYTLFDESEGKLIKILARNHQFLGVNRAIEAVKNREERQGKLGVFWHTQGSGKSYSIVFFARKIHRKLGGNFTFLICTDREDLDGQIYNTFAGCGLVDNDQDPCRAGSGQHLKELLHQHKAYVFTLVQKFNKDVDPSEPYSDRDDVIVITDEAHRTQYGRLSLNLRNALPNASYIGFTGTPLFKDDEITRRVFGEYVSTYDFQRAVEDRATVPLYYDARGEKLGLATNDLNEKIAAKLEEIEIEDQDVTERLERELKRDYHIITAQSRLEQIAEDFVDHYSVGGQNGKAMMVCIDKITCVRMQHIIHEKWQEKIAEAEKALLKLSDEQAVMEMERKLAWMRGTIMAVVVSEEQGEVDKFRKWGFDITPHRRLIKEGFETADGKRLDMESAFKKEDHPFRVAIVCAMWLTGFDVPTMSTLYLDKPLKAHTLMQAIARANRVAEGKNNGLIVDYCGILKNLRKALATFAGYSGCEGGDEQLPPEFDPVKPEEELLADLEETIETVRAFLAAKEFRLEDVLEKTGFERNKVIIDAKEVINQNDETRKRFEIICREVFKKFKACLTIKAINNYRSAYDAINIIYKSLQEDVEKADISDIIRNLHVAIEESIEPKSGVQGPSKLYDISKVDFDRLRKEFERAPAKNTTVQSLKEVIEKKLLKMLMQNPTRTDFQKHYEEIVDAYNNEKDQVTIEATFEALIKLVDELSEEDQRAVKEGLSEESLALFDLLLKPDLSRKEIDRIKKVSEGLYQTIRHELDRVQNFSAKQSTRDEIKVKIKNFLWDEETGLPESFNPEEVEEKTEAVFVHLLISQRNDVWLSGA
- a CDS encoding MBL fold metallo-hydrolase; translation: MGLKSLLFALFMLPGLVAASDGVPEQLKLTKVTDRAYSAIGATAPGTYENHGHNNNLSFIITEKGVVVFNGGDNYLLAKAFHNSIRSITDKDVKYVVNENAQGHSMLGNSYWRDHGVPIIAQNEAIREFEHQGDAKLASMKRRNKEKAEGTYVAVPDIGFEKRHDLDMGDVQIQLHYFGPGHAPGDIALWVPDEKLLITGDLGFHQRLLAVFEDTETGAWIESFDKMTTQLDPEIVIPGHGEPTTIDVVTEETRGYLVFLRNAVIEILEQGGGLDDAYNIDQSQWSYLDTFEELAGKNAGRVFQDLEFEYF
- a CDS encoding DUF6639 family protein, which encodes MARRRAFNKESFTKRIRLMLAFLFSVLAVSAYSAELMTCAVPGVRVFSDQAKDGDLACQAVGSTLAFMKSMGFHADTRFTIELVDHPLSLHGSEVTGTYDSRHLYIEVPNFSQAQRVAGRHAPFGMFMSHEIWQSFIAHEVAHAVAQANFRLEKPGITAHEYIAYVVQLATLPKETREELLKRFDNSPFRHERQINRVFLELDPEVFAVKAYRHYLAQPDPSVFFQRLLTRRLISPR
- a CDS encoding c-type cytochrome; translated protein: MKQTIGFTALCLCIGPVIALADSHAKSTMQLAEEKQCMACHATGAEVPRAPGFESIAQKYTQDDADMLVQVVMTGGEDHWGSAKMPEMDERAEVTEKQARKLVKWILDMHSEKM
- the dsbG gene encoding thiol:disulfide interchange protein DsbG; this translates as MLRGFLKVVCPILLIPSLAFSEPYPDAVQTLVEDGLTIEASFTAPGGLKGYVGRRNGRSVSLYLMPDGEHVVVGRMVDGFGQDLSADHIRRWLPDPDLTGAWQKLANAAWISEGPVDANRIVYVFSDPNCGYCLVFRDKAQTYLTRGIELRHIMVGIIQPSSLAKAASIIGAEDPISKLEFHDSQFPRDWLESDDNVPTDLREKVQSNNRLMKSLSAAATPSVFYRDSEGRVRKIVGLPDDSALSEAVFREPD
- a CDS encoding GlcG/HbpS family heme-binding protein; amino-acid sequence: MKSTFTRSLTLAAAISTSGLAGAQDTNQPVMVEIKKLSMDTALTIAKTAIDTCREQGVQVAVTVVDRGGHPQVVLRDVLAMDLALEVSYRKAYTAMTFTSPTSALEDRFTGPFSVGKVEKVLLSAGGVPIQASGETVGGVGVSGAPSGETDEMCAQAGVAEVEMDLEMASF